A window of the Gemmatirosa kalamazoonensis genome harbors these coding sequences:
- a CDS encoding TolC family protein yields the protein MLTVTLDEAVQLALRVSPDLARDTGAVRTAAAAERTARAAFLPTLSLESSILRSTTPSPLSQPGALGGVADRTSAAGLAANLDLFTGGRRGAERRRAAAIRDASDAGLVARRFEVTLEAERAVFDALRAADQLRVGKARVARAEQGLAYAKHRHDAGVATRSDELRARLELSQARQALAQTDGALRTARWALGRVVGADGPVDAKAVDSLAPHPLALDDTAIVALVADRAPLVQSAEAADRAATATVRSARARYAPTVQLGGAYRVVGQPSAPTVGPRDPVWALRLGMSYPLFDGFQREETVTRARVESDVAGSALRDTRRAARLEAERSLEALHVAQERIALAEEGVQVATEDLRVVTVRYQNGAASILDLITSQTNLSGAESSLVDARFDYAVARAELSALAGRPL from the coding sequence GTGCTCACGGTCACCCTCGACGAGGCCGTGCAGCTCGCGCTGCGGGTGAGCCCCGACCTCGCCCGCGACACCGGCGCCGTGCGCACTGCCGCGGCGGCCGAGCGCACGGCGCGCGCGGCGTTCCTCCCGACGCTCTCGCTCGAGTCGAGCATCCTGCGTTCAACGACGCCGAGCCCGCTGTCGCAGCCCGGCGCGCTCGGCGGCGTCGCCGACCGCACGTCCGCCGCGGGCCTCGCCGCGAACCTCGACCTGTTCACCGGCGGGCGGCGCGGCGCGGAGCGGCGGCGCGCGGCGGCGATCCGCGATGCGAGCGACGCCGGGCTCGTCGCGCGCCGGTTCGAGGTCACGCTGGAGGCCGAGCGCGCGGTGTTCGACGCGCTGCGCGCCGCCGACCAGCTCCGCGTCGGCAAGGCCCGCGTGGCGCGAGCCGAGCAAGGGCTCGCGTACGCGAAGCACCGCCACGATGCCGGCGTCGCGACGCGGAGCGACGAGCTGCGCGCGCGGCTCGAGCTCTCGCAGGCGCGGCAGGCGCTCGCGCAGACGGACGGCGCGTTGCGCACCGCGCGGTGGGCGCTCGGCCGCGTGGTCGGCGCCGACGGGCCGGTGGACGCGAAGGCGGTCGACTCGCTCGCCCCGCATCCGCTCGCGCTCGACGACACCGCCATCGTCGCCCTCGTCGCGGACCGCGCGCCGCTCGTGCAGTCGGCGGAAGCGGCGGACCGCGCCGCGACGGCGACGGTGCGCTCGGCGCGCGCGCGCTACGCGCCCACCGTGCAGCTGGGCGGCGCCTACCGTGTCGTGGGGCAGCCGAGCGCGCCCACCGTGGGGCCGCGCGACCCGGTGTGGGCGCTGCGGCTCGGCATGAGCTATCCGCTGTTCGACGGCTTCCAGCGCGAGGAGACGGTGACCCGCGCGCGCGTGGAGAGCGACGTTGCCGGGTCCGCGCTGCGCGACACCCGCCGCGCCGCGCGGCTCGAAGCCGAGCGGTCGCTCGAGGCGCTGCACGTGGCGCAGGAGCGCATCGCGCTCGCCGAGGAAGGCGTGCAGGTGGCCACCGAGGACCTGCGCGTCGTGACGGTGCGCTATCAGAACGGCGCGGCGAGCATCCTCGACCTCATCACGTCGCAGACCAACCTGTCCGGCGCGGAGTCGTCGCTCGTCGACGCGCGCTTCGACTACGCCGTCGCGCGCGCCGAGCTGTCGGCGCTCGCCGGGCGACCGCTGTGA
- the hemB gene encoding porphobilinogen synthase — MSYTPESTAEREAAIDPRSAIGRLRRNAAARRMLAETLLRPEHLVLPLFVKDGRDSVTPIASLPGQSQWTVDRLGAEIDAIVAAGIPAVLLFGIPDAKDAEGTGAWDPEGAVPRAARMIKERAPGLLVVADVCLCEYTSHGHCGTLDATGSCVDSHATLPPLARAAVAYADAGVDVVAPSAMMDAQVAAIRAALDGAGHRDVSILSYSTKFASAFYGPFRDAVASAPSFGDRATHQLPPANAREAVRESLRDEKEGADMLMVKPAGPYLDVIQRIRAKSLLPIAAYQVSGEYALLKAAAERGWIDERRAALESLVAIRRAGADLVITYYAKDAARWLREGA; from the coding sequence ATGTCGTATACACCGGAGTCCACCGCCGAGCGCGAGGCCGCGATCGACCCGCGGTCCGCGATCGGCCGGCTGCGCCGCAACGCGGCCGCGCGCCGCATGCTCGCCGAGACGCTGCTGCGTCCCGAGCATCTCGTCCTGCCGCTGTTCGTGAAGGACGGCCGCGACTCGGTGACGCCGATCGCGTCGCTGCCCGGGCAGTCGCAGTGGACCGTCGATCGGTTGGGTGCGGAGATCGACGCGATCGTCGCCGCGGGGATTCCGGCGGTGCTGCTGTTCGGCATCCCCGACGCGAAGGACGCCGAGGGGACGGGCGCGTGGGATCCGGAGGGGGCCGTGCCACGCGCGGCGCGCATGATCAAGGAGCGCGCGCCGGGGCTGCTCGTCGTCGCCGACGTGTGCCTGTGCGAGTACACGTCGCACGGCCACTGCGGCACGCTCGACGCCACCGGGAGCTGCGTCGACTCGCACGCCACGCTGCCGCCGCTCGCGCGCGCGGCCGTCGCGTATGCCGACGCCGGCGTCGACGTCGTCGCGCCGAGCGCGATGATGGACGCTCAGGTCGCCGCGATCAGGGCCGCGCTCGACGGCGCCGGCCATCGCGACGTCTCGATCCTGTCCTACTCGACGAAGTTCGCGAGCGCGTTCTACGGCCCGTTCCGCGACGCGGTGGCGAGCGCGCCGAGCTTCGGCGACCGCGCCACGCACCAGCTCCCGCCGGCGAACGCGCGCGAGGCGGTGCGCGAGTCGCTGCGCGACGAGAAGGAGGGCGCCGACATGCTCATGGTGAAGCCGGCCGGCCCGTACCTCGACGTCATCCAGCGCATTCGCGCGAAGTCGCTGCTGCCGATCGCCGCGTATCAGGTGAGCGGCGAGTACGCGCTGCTGAAGGCGGCCGCGGAGCGCGGCTGGATCGACGAGCGGCGTGCCGCGCTCGAGTCGCTCGTCGCGATCCGGCGCGCGGGCGCGGACCTGGTGATCACCTACTACGCGAAGGACGCCGCGCGGTGGCTGCGCGAGGGGGCGTGA
- the hemH gene encoding ferrochelatase, producing MSRTGIMLMAYGTPETAEHVAPYYTHIRGGRPPSPEAVAHLTHRYEAVGGRTPLTELTEEVRAAVAERLAERGLDVPVYVGMKHWHPYIADVLPRVRADGVTRLIGIVLAPHYSRFSVGGYQRYLFEGMHKHGTHLDVEFVEHWHDHPGFLDVMATLVREGLTRFPEEARDDVVVVFSAHSLPERIRTWGDPYEAQLAESARAVAARVGLRDARVAWQSAGATGEPWIGPDILDYLDTLHAEGVRHVLQVPIGFVCDHLEILYDLDVETRAKAESLGMTYRRTQLPNVRPDFVEALADVAARAVAGENTVRVDAPPPTTRTREELAAGASPIHAEPAGQGRP from the coding sequence ATGAGCCGGACCGGCATCATGCTCATGGCGTACGGCACGCCGGAGACGGCGGAGCACGTGGCGCCGTACTACACGCACATCCGCGGCGGCCGGCCGCCGTCGCCGGAGGCGGTGGCGCACCTCACGCACCGCTACGAGGCGGTCGGCGGCCGCACGCCGCTCACCGAGCTCACCGAGGAAGTGCGCGCCGCCGTCGCCGAGCGGCTCGCCGAGCGCGGACTCGACGTGCCGGTGTACGTCGGCATGAAGCACTGGCATCCGTACATCGCCGACGTGCTGCCGCGCGTGCGCGCCGACGGCGTGACGCGGCTGATCGGCATCGTGCTCGCGCCGCACTATTCGCGGTTCAGCGTGGGCGGCTACCAGCGGTACCTGTTCGAGGGGATGCACAAGCACGGCACGCATCTCGACGTGGAGTTCGTGGAGCACTGGCACGACCATCCGGGCTTCCTCGACGTCATGGCGACGCTCGTGCGCGAGGGGCTGACGCGCTTCCCGGAGGAGGCGCGGGACGACGTGGTGGTCGTGTTCAGCGCGCACTCGCTCCCCGAGCGCATCCGCACGTGGGGCGATCCGTACGAGGCGCAGCTCGCCGAGAGCGCGCGCGCCGTCGCGGCGCGCGTGGGCCTGCGGGACGCGCGCGTGGCGTGGCAGAGCGCGGGCGCGACGGGCGAGCCGTGGATCGGCCCGGACATCCTCGACTACCTCGACACGCTGCACGCGGAGGGCGTGCGCCACGTCCTGCAGGTGCCGATCGGCTTCGTCTGCGACCACCTCGAGATCCTGTACGACCTCGACGTGGAGACGCGCGCGAAGGCGGAGTCGTTAGGCATGACGTACCGCCGCACGCAGCTGCCCAACGTCCGTCCCGACTTCGTCGAGGCCCTCGCCGACGTCGCCGCGCGCGCGGTGGCGGGCGAGAACACGGTGCGCGTCGACGCGCCGCCGCCGACGACGCGGACGCGCGAGGAGCTCGCCGCCGGCGCGTCCCCGATTCACGCCGAGCCGGCGGGGCAGGGGCGGCCGTGA
- the hemL gene encoding glutamate-1-semialdehyde 2,1-aminomutase yields MDAGTDVVPRSAELLAAAQRVIPGGVSSPVRAFKGVGGTPRFIASGQGARVTDADGNTYVDYVMSWGALALGHAHPAVVEAIVRQTSLGTSFGAPIEAEAALAERICAALPAVDMLRFVNSGTEATMSAIRLARAATGRPKLIKFDGCYHGHADALLVQAGSGVATLGLPNSPGVTPGATADTIVVPYNDLDAVEAALETHRGRVAAVIVEPIAGNMGMVLPDRGFLSGLRGLTSEHDALLIFDEVMTGFRVAWGGAQIAYDITPDLTCLGKVIGGGMPVAAYGGRRELMEMIAPLGPVYQAGTLSGNPLGMVAGIATLDLLAAPGTYDRLATSANAVVGALEAAASRAGVPVQTAAVGGMWGFFLSTDPVRDYAAAKRSDTARFARLFHGLLERGVYVAPSAFEAGFVSLAHDEETLAITRRAFEGAFGGLA; encoded by the coding sequence ATGGACGCAGGCACGGACGTCGTGCCACGGAGCGCCGAGCTGCTCGCCGCCGCACAGCGCGTGATCCCCGGCGGCGTGAGCTCGCCGGTGCGCGCGTTCAAGGGCGTCGGCGGGACGCCGCGGTTCATCGCGTCGGGCCAGGGCGCCCGCGTGACCGACGCCGACGGCAACACGTACGTCGACTACGTGATGTCGTGGGGCGCCCTCGCGCTCGGCCACGCGCACCCCGCCGTCGTCGAGGCGATCGTGCGCCAGACGTCGTTAGGCACGAGCTTCGGCGCGCCGATCGAGGCGGAGGCGGCGCTGGCCGAGCGGATCTGCGCCGCGCTGCCGGCGGTGGACATGCTGCGCTTCGTGAACAGCGGCACCGAGGCGACGATGAGCGCGATCCGCCTCGCCCGCGCCGCGACGGGCCGTCCGAAGCTGATCAAGTTCGACGGCTGCTACCACGGCCATGCCGACGCGCTCCTCGTGCAGGCCGGATCCGGCGTCGCGACGTTAGGCCTGCCGAACAGCCCCGGCGTCACCCCCGGCGCCACCGCCGACACGATCGTGGTGCCGTACAACGACCTCGACGCGGTGGAAGCGGCGCTCGAGACGCACCGCGGACGCGTCGCGGCGGTGATCGTGGAGCCGATCGCCGGCAACATGGGCATGGTGCTCCCCGACCGCGGCTTCCTGAGCGGGCTGCGTGGCCTCACGAGCGAGCACGACGCGCTGCTCATCTTCGACGAGGTGATGACGGGCTTCCGCGTGGCGTGGGGCGGGGCGCAGATCGCGTACGACATCACCCCTGATCTCACGTGCCTCGGCAAGGTGATCGGCGGCGGGATGCCGGTGGCCGCGTACGGCGGGCGGCGCGAGCTGATGGAGATGATCGCGCCGTTAGGCCCGGTCTATCAGGCGGGCACGCTGTCGGGCAACCCGCTCGGCATGGTGGCTGGGATCGCGACGCTCGACCTGCTCGCCGCCCCCGGCACCTACGACCGGCTCGCGACGAGCGCGAACGCGGTCGTCGGCGCGCTCGAGGCGGCGGCATCGAGGGCCGGCGTGCCGGTGCAGACGGCGGCGGTGGGCGGGATGTGGGGGTTCTTTCTCTCGACGGATCCGGTGCGGGACTACGCCGCGGCGAAGCGGTCCGACACGGCGCGGTTTGCGCGGTTGTTCCACGGGCTGCTCGAGCGCGGCGTGTACGTCGCCCCGTCGGCGTTCGAGGCGGGGTTCGTGTCGCTCGCGCACGATGAGGAGACGCTGGCGATCACGCGCCGGGCGTTCGAGGGCGCCTTTGGCGGGCTCGCCTAA
- the hemC gene encoding hydroxymethylbilane synthase, with product MTSTRTATLRLGTRGSALALAQARIVAGALGGAGLPVEIVTITTKGDVRTDVPLSVIGGRGVFAAELEQALRVGEVDLAVHSAKDLPSTLAPDLALAAFLPREDVRDVLIARGGAPLVSLPMHAVLGTSSPRRACQIRALRPDIVLRDIRGNVDTRLRKLDEGQYDAIVLAAAGLRRLGLTERVTQWLESDIMLPAVGQGAIAVEVRAADAAMTAALAPLDDHATRVTVTAERAFLARLGAGCAAPSAAHARLERGMLHLEGLIGSESGAVIRAARTGREQDAAALGVAVAETLLASGGEELLRAAGTRVPAATTEAE from the coding sequence GTGACGTCGACGCGGACCGCCACGCTGCGACTCGGCACGCGCGGCAGCGCGCTCGCCCTCGCGCAGGCGCGCATCGTCGCCGGCGCGCTCGGCGGCGCGGGTCTGCCGGTCGAGATCGTGACGATCACGACGAAGGGCGACGTGCGCACCGACGTGCCGCTCTCGGTGATCGGCGGCCGCGGGGTGTTCGCCGCGGAGCTGGAGCAGGCGCTGCGCGTGGGCGAGGTGGATCTCGCCGTGCACAGCGCGAAGGATCTGCCGTCGACGCTCGCGCCCGATCTCGCGCTCGCCGCGTTCCTGCCGCGCGAGGACGTGCGCGACGTGCTCATCGCGCGCGGCGGCGCGCCGCTCGTCTCGCTGCCCATGCACGCGGTGCTCGGCACGAGCTCCCCGCGCCGGGCGTGTCAGATCCGCGCGCTGCGGCCCGACATCGTGCTGCGCGACATCCGCGGCAACGTCGACACGCGGCTGCGCAAGCTCGACGAGGGGCAGTACGACGCGATCGTGCTCGCCGCGGCGGGGCTCCGCCGGCTCGGGCTCACCGAGCGCGTGACCCAGTGGCTGGAGTCGGACATCATGCTGCCCGCCGTCGGGCAGGGCGCGATCGCCGTCGAGGTGCGCGCCGCCGATGCCGCGATGACGGCCGCGCTCGCGCCGCTCGACGACCACGCCACGCGCGTGACGGTGACCGCCGAGCGCGCGTTCCTCGCACGGCTCGGCGCGGGGTGCGCGGCGCCGAGCGCGGCGCATGCGCGACTCGAGCGCGGCATGCTGCACCTGGAAGGGCTGATCGGGTCGGAGTCGGGGGCGGTGATCCGCGCGGCGCGCACCGGCCGCGAGCAGGACGCCGCGGCGCTCGGCGTCGCGGTGGCGGAGACTCTGCTCGCGTCGGGCGGCGAGGAGCTGTTGCGCGCGGCCGGCACGCGGGTGCCCGCGGCGACGACGGAGGCCGAATGA
- a CDS encoding uroporphyrinogen-III synthase → MTRAAGASGTTDTLPLAHRVVAVTRPVERAAALCSALEALGATVIACPAIAVEPPTSYDALDDALARLATYDWLALTSVAAVDAVADRLAARGGDPRASLGTRPRVAAVGAATADAARARLGRCDLVPARHTADGLVAAWPRPAGALVLFPCADRARDALPVGLRGRGARVECVVAYRTVAVDDALNDVARRASDGEVDAVLLASPSAAQALARALGRAGARAPALVCIGPATAQACRDLGLTVASVAASPSDDGLVAATLACL, encoded by the coding sequence ATGACGCGCGCGGCAGGCGCGTCGGGCACCACCGACACGCTGCCGCTGGCGCACCGCGTGGTCGCCGTCACCCGACCCGTGGAGCGCGCCGCCGCGCTCTGCTCGGCGCTCGAGGCGTTAGGCGCCACGGTCATCGCCTGTCCGGCGATCGCGGTCGAGCCGCCGACGTCGTACGATGCGCTGGACGACGCGCTCGCGCGCCTCGCGACCTACGACTGGCTCGCGCTCACCAGCGTCGCCGCGGTCGATGCCGTGGCCGACCGTCTCGCGGCGCGCGGCGGCGATCCGCGCGCGTCGCTCGGCACCCGGCCGCGTGTGGCCGCGGTGGGCGCGGCGACGGCGGACGCGGCGCGCGCTCGGCTCGGGCGATGCGACCTCGTGCCGGCGCGGCACACCGCGGACGGACTCGTCGCCGCGTGGCCGCGCCCCGCCGGCGCGCTCGTGCTGTTCCCGTGCGCCGACCGCGCGCGCGACGCGCTGCCGGTGGGCCTGCGCGGCCGCGGCGCGCGCGTGGAGTGCGTGGTCGCCTATCGCACGGTCGCCGTGGACGACGCGCTGAACGACGTCGCGCGGCGTGCCTCGGACGGCGAGGTGGACGCGGTGCTGCTCGCGAGCCCGTCGGCGGCGCAGGCGCTGGCGCGAGCGTTAGGCCGCGCGGGCGCGCGCGCGCCCGCGCTCGTATGCATCGGGCCCGCGACGGCGCAGGCGTGCCGCGACCTCGGGCTCACCGTGGCGAGCGTCGCCGCGTCGCCGTCGGACGATGGGCTCGTGGCGGCGACGCTGGCCTGCCTGTGA
- the hemE gene encoding uroporphyrinogen decarboxylase has translation MPDDRSPGAAGPFLRAARGLPTDHTPVWFMRQAGRTLPEYRKVRERWTLLEICRLPDVCAEVTLQPMRRMPLDAAVMFGDIMLPLAGVGVALDIVEKVGPVIEEPIRDLAGVARLRDLEPEQDVAPVLEAVRIVRRELESERAVLGFAGAPFTLASYLVEGKPTRDFARTKALMLGATDVWDALMSRLARIATQFLRANVAAGADAVQLFDSWVGALSVADYVRFVQPYTRRIFADLAGLGVPMVHFGTGTAHLLDAMATDGGTVMGLDWRVPLDDAWERVETAAGRPLGVQGNLDPAALFAPVDAVEREAEDVLRRAAGRPGHVFNLGHGLLPATPLSNIERVVDFVHEKSAELRGELRAETSAQAVAV, from the coding sequence ATGCCCGACGACCGTAGTCCCGGCGCCGCCGGACCCTTCCTGCGCGCCGCGCGCGGCCTGCCGACGGATCACACGCCGGTGTGGTTCATGCGCCAGGCGGGGCGCACGCTGCCCGAGTACCGCAAGGTGCGCGAGCGGTGGACGCTGCTCGAGATCTGTCGCCTCCCGGACGTGTGCGCGGAGGTGACGCTGCAGCCGATGCGGCGCATGCCGCTCGACGCCGCGGTGATGTTCGGCGACATCATGCTGCCGCTCGCCGGCGTCGGCGTCGCGCTCGACATCGTCGAGAAGGTCGGTCCCGTGATCGAGGAGCCGATCCGCGACCTCGCCGGCGTCGCGCGGCTGCGCGACCTGGAGCCGGAGCAGGACGTGGCGCCGGTGCTGGAGGCGGTGCGCATCGTGCGCCGCGAGCTGGAGTCGGAGCGCGCGGTGCTCGGCTTCGCGGGCGCGCCGTTCACGCTCGCGAGCTACCTCGTGGAGGGGAAGCCGACGCGCGACTTCGCGCGCACGAAGGCGCTCATGCTCGGCGCGACCGACGTGTGGGACGCGCTCATGTCGCGGCTCGCGCGCATCGCGACGCAGTTCCTGCGGGCGAACGTCGCCGCGGGCGCCGACGCGGTGCAGCTGTTCGACTCGTGGGTGGGCGCGCTGAGCGTCGCGGACTACGTGCGCTTCGTGCAGCCGTACACGCGCCGCATCTTCGCCGACCTCGCGGGGCTCGGCGTGCCGATGGTGCACTTCGGCACCGGCACCGCGCACCTGCTCGACGCGATGGCGACCGACGGCGGCACGGTGATGGGGCTCGACTGGCGCGTGCCGCTCGACGACGCGTGGGAGCGCGTGGAGACGGCCGCCGGCCGACCGTTAGGCGTGCAGGGGAACCTCGACCCCGCCGCGCTGTTCGCGCCGGTCGATGCGGTGGAGCGCGAGGCTGAGGACGTGCTGCGCCGCGCCGCCGGACGCCCCGGCCACGTCTTCAACCTCGGCCACGGCCTGCTGCCCGCGACGCCGCTGTCGAACATCGAGCGCGTCGTCGACTTCGTGCACGAGAAGAGCGCCGAGCTGCGTGGCGAGCTGCGTGCCGAGACGTCGGCCCAGGCGGTGGCCGTATGA
- a CDS encoding four helix bundle protein → MVDGGMTYCGTIDGGTIDGGTINGGTIHCGTIYGGTDEAAVRFGGWWRVLAVGWVDRVVRDWGMDKRASQKRPAKSFRDLVVWQEAHKLAEFAAGICDGLPRREWSLADQLRRASSSVPFNISEGNGAPTRPDYLKYLGSARKSLNEVESQLELLRARHLAPAAQLRTLSLHISRTGRLLAALTRSLSKPPAVDRPAVDRPAVSHPAVQHPAVQHPAVRRARQRRPRTPGA, encoded by the coding sequence ATGGTGGACGGCGGGATGACTTACTGCGGGACGATCGACGGCGGGACGATCGACGGCGGGACGATCAACGGCGGGACGATCCACTGCGGGACGATCTACGGCGGGACGGATGAGGCGGCGGTGCGTTTTGGGGGATGGTGGCGCGTTCTCGCGGTAGGGTGGGTCGATCGAGTGGTGCGAGACTGGGGCATGGACAAGAGAGCGTCCCAGAAGCGGCCGGCGAAGTCGTTTCGCGACCTGGTCGTGTGGCAGGAGGCGCACAAACTGGCGGAGTTCGCAGCCGGCATCTGCGACGGACTGCCACGCCGGGAGTGGAGTCTCGCGGACCAGCTGCGGCGGGCGTCGTCCTCCGTGCCGTTCAACATCTCCGAGGGGAACGGTGCGCCGACGCGTCCCGACTACCTCAAGTACCTCGGCTCCGCGCGCAAATCGCTGAACGAGGTCGAGAGCCAGCTCGAGCTACTCCGCGCCCGCCACCTCGCACCCGCCGCCCAGCTCCGCACCCTGTCGCTCCACATCTCCCGAACAGGCCGCCTGCTCGCCGCGCTAACCCGCTCACTATCGAAGCCTCCCGCCGTCGATCGTCCCGCAGTGGATCGTCCCGCAGTAAGTCATCCCGCCGTTCAGCATCCCGCCGTTCAGCATCCCGCCGTTAGGCGAGCCCGCCAAAGGCGCCCTCGAACGCCCGGCGCGTGA